The Gemmata palustris genome includes a region encoding these proteins:
- a CDS encoding phage major capsid protein translates to MNHKKLVESVKAHGPEALAGLNGALGAKALRPHELDLGALFIECFGYSNFAHCRQHLGDCASRAHDVMTRARLEEAAGANSTAAFLNITQQFAYSAVLDAYDVPSRVFVNAIPSRPSKFKSERLPGISHIGDETGVVEEGKPYPEVGVSEDWTDTPETKKRGMVARATKECVFFDQTGEFMNRLSFLGEWLGVNDEKRAIDCIIDAGETANNQYRYKWRNTSIPTYGDNSGTHTWDNLAGSLTLTDFNSINTAWQVLVGITDPYTGEPQNVTIKHICVPPALAFTVPFALKGMVKRTAPGYATTGTEISNPVGDIVGNLQVLTSQLFRTRSGSDTNWFLGDIGRAFEQIENWPLTVTAIGAGSQLEFDNDIIFQSKVSKRSTFSTRQPRAMVKCA, encoded by the coding sequence ATGAACCACAAGAAGCTCGTCGAATCCGTGAAGGCCCACGGTCCCGAGGCGCTCGCGGGCCTGAACGGGGCACTGGGGGCCAAGGCCCTCCGGCCGCACGAACTGGACCTGGGGGCGCTCTTCATCGAGTGCTTCGGGTACTCCAACTTCGCGCACTGCCGCCAGCACCTGGGCGACTGTGCCAGCCGCGCACACGACGTGATGACCCGCGCCCGCCTGGAAGAAGCCGCCGGTGCCAATTCCACCGCCGCGTTCCTCAACATCACGCAGCAGTTCGCGTACTCCGCGGTGCTCGATGCCTACGACGTGCCGTCGCGCGTCTTCGTGAACGCGATCCCCTCGCGCCCCAGTAAGTTCAAGTCCGAACGGCTACCCGGCATCTCCCACATTGGGGACGAGACGGGCGTGGTGGAAGAGGGCAAGCCGTACCCGGAAGTGGGCGTGTCCGAGGACTGGACCGATACCCCGGAGACCAAGAAGCGGGGGATGGTCGCGCGGGCCACGAAGGAGTGCGTGTTCTTCGACCAGACCGGCGAGTTCATGAACCGGCTCAGTTTTTTAGGCGAATGGTTGGGCGTTAATGACGAGAAGCGCGCCATCGACTGCATCATCGATGCGGGCGAAACCGCGAACAACCAGTACCGCTACAAGTGGCGCAATACGTCCATCCCCACCTACGGGGACAACAGCGGCACTCACACCTGGGACAACCTGGCCGGGTCGCTCACGCTCACGGACTTCAACTCGATCAACACCGCCTGGCAGGTGCTCGTGGGGATCACCGACCCCTACACCGGCGAGCCGCAGAACGTGACGATCAAGCACATCTGTGTGCCCCCGGCGCTGGCCTTCACGGTGCCGTTCGCGCTCAAGGGCATGGTGAAGCGCACCGCCCCGGGCTACGCGACCACGGGCACGGAGATCAGCAACCCGGTGGGCGACATCGTGGGCAACCTGCAGGTGCTCACGAGCCAGTTGTTCCGCACCCGCAGCGGCTCGGACACGAACTGGTTCCTGGGCGACATCGGCCGGGCCTTCGAGCAGATCGAGAACTGGCCCCTCACGGTCACCGCGATCGGCGCGGGCAGCCAGCTCGAGTTCGATAACGACATCATCTTCCAGTCAAAGGTGTCGAAGCGCTCCACGTTCAGCACGCGCCAGCCCCGCGCGATGGTGAAGTGCGCGTAG
- a CDS encoding HXXEE domain-containing protein, with the protein MVAITTIAVLIPVEWYGFVASVVFTLLHTWEEVWVGEDAPFWCYYRRHFEHGISDVAGALLFSWLALILIGLAVLGYLCGSQVFLGGLVGARVGDALLSHVGLRARFTGPNPGLATSPLYLAEALVVPLVLHVSPLGVALGFGAFALFWCMSFVRRKK; encoded by the coding sequence ATGGTTGCGATCACCACTATCGCTGTGTTGATCCCTGTCGAGTGGTACGGCTTCGTGGCCAGTGTCGTCTTCACACTTCTGCACACCTGGGAAGAGGTATGGGTTGGCGAAGACGCGCCGTTCTGGTGCTACTACCGCCGGCACTTCGAACACGGCATCAGCGATGTGGCCGGTGCCCTGCTCTTCTCGTGGCTCGCGCTCATTTTGATCGGCCTGGCGGTCCTGGGGTATTTGTGCGGGTCGCAGGTGTTCCTCGGCGGGCTGGTCGGGGCGCGCGTTGGTGATGCCCTCCTGTCTCACGTCGGCCTACGCGCGCGGTTCACGGGGCCGAATCCGGGCCTGGCAACGTCCCCACTGTACCTGGCAGAAGCCCTAGTGGTGCCGCTGGTGCTACACGTTTCGCCCCTGGGGGTCGCGCTCGGGTTCGGTGCGTTCGCGCTGTTTTGGTGCATGTCTTTTGTTCGGAGGAAGAAGTGA
- a CDS encoding GNAT family N-acetyltransferase, which produces MDLGPTPPAHSPTTALTLRGAEPSDWVFLDHLQRRHHDAIGYLPRVALEEAIDRRRVLLALENGAPAGYLYGKATYQRRADVAIIFQAAICFDARRRQMGTALVNEFLGRLPADVRQVCLWCASDLDANQFWSALGFEAVACRAGSQRTGRTHVFWCRHINGSAGTFWAPDSTHGGAMRETRAVVRVGTSLTSGVSA; this is translated from the coding sequence ATGGACCTCGGCCCCACCCCACCGGCCCACAGCCCGACGACCGCCCTCACGCTGCGTGGCGCGGAGCCGTCCGACTGGGTGTTCCTGGACCACCTCCAGCGCCGCCACCACGACGCGATCGGCTACTTGCCGCGCGTGGCACTGGAGGAAGCGATCGACCGGCGCCGGGTGCTACTGGCGCTGGAGAACGGCGCCCCGGCGGGGTACCTGTACGGGAAGGCGACGTACCAGCGCCGCGCGGATGTGGCGATCATCTTCCAGGCGGCGATCTGTTTCGACGCGCGCCGGCGCCAGATGGGAACGGCGCTGGTGAACGAGTTCCTGGGTCGCTTACCCGCGGACGTGCGCCAGGTGTGCTTGTGGTGCGCCTCCGACCTGGACGCGAACCAGTTCTGGTCGGCGCTGGGGTTCGAGGCGGTGGCATGTCGCGCCGGCTCTCAGCGCACGGGCCGCACGCACGTGTTCTGGTGCCGTCACATCAACGGCAGCGCGGGCACGTTCTGGGCGCCCGACTCCACGCATGGCGGCGCGATGCGCGAAACGCGGGCGGTGGTGCGGGTGGGCACGTCACTGACAAGTGGCGTGTCCGCGTAG
- a CDS encoding protein kinase domain-containing protein, which translates to MSEPAIPTEEEIATLPRWARVALAARCARRVLPLYQHFWLAAPVEYVAAVARAIEVAECAAAFRLEIDDGAEAGAQAAVGPAADFLPAYYVAEAAAYAACAAFTPNAYFVARAAVAADDAVDAAYPVGGASILRRAVCVDLELLTSAVLSRRCSDETPIAPTFFGPLWPDSPPLGWPAEDAPSEPTNPQDDAQTIVPSPSQARRMREFAMGGPVLVPGTRVPHAEMWILVELIGKGGFAQVWLARHHQSKAFRAVKFCTHAVARERLPDVARHESNVASYVQQHTSTPAGCHPNIVPLYECNLKGETPWLMYEFVPGKRSVANVIEDLQVLPVADRVARAVSLLHTIACAVGQFHRLERQIVHRDLTPKNVLMHGDVPRITDFGIGGAAVTAAVADATGHTEFTVRVDTMLRSAGTPPHASVQQLAGNDPDPRDDVYALGVMTYQMLTGDLGAPGADARDKLEEMGVPVELIRLIVKSVSDLSRRPKDAVEWAEMLAPLLPDRPAISPLLKRNVTVPGAWFSRLAGDSSVKWERVGHSPCEITFAPDRRYRLNVSNQVADVDLEGFRALADVPFLSVLTISMCPVVTSIGLTYLSGLTALTYLELRYCKGVTDLTPLSSLATLTNLDLSFCDGVTDLTPLSGLAALTNLELRYCKGLADLSPLSDLAALTNLDLSSCDSVTDLTPLSDLSTLKNLALRFCTGVTDLSPLSGLAALTTLDLSGCARKLVIPDKLRKRVKIVR; encoded by the coding sequence ATGAGTGAACCGGCGATTCCAACCGAGGAAGAGATTGCAACGTTACCGCGCTGGGCGCGAGTGGCGCTTGCGGCGCGCTGTGCTCGGCGTGTCTTGCCGCTGTATCAGCATTTCTGGCTCGCAGCACCCGTTGAGTATGTTGCTGCTGTGGCTCGGGCAATCGAAGTTGCCGAGTGCGCCGCAGCGTTTCGGTTAGAGATAGATGACGGGGCCGAAGCAGGGGCTCAGGCTGCGGTCGGGCCTGCCGCTGATTTTCTGCCCGCTTATTACGTGGCCGAAGCTGCTGCTTATGCTGCTTGTGCCGCATTTACGCCGAATGCTTATTTTGTAGCACGCGCAGCGGTGGCTGCAGATGATGCCGTTGATGCTGCCTATCCAGTGGGAGGTGCCTCAATTCTTCGACGTGCGGTGTGCGTCGACTTGGAGCTTCTTACAAGTGCGGTGTTGAGCAGGCGGTGCAGCGACGAAACTCCTATAGCACCGACTTTCTTCGGCCCTCTTTGGCCCGACAGTCCGCCCCTAGGATGGCCCGCCGAGGACGCTCCCTCGGAACCAACGAACCCGCAAGACGACGCCCAGACGATTGTGCCGTCTCCGTCTCAAGCTCGGAGGATGCGTGAATTTGCTATGGGCGGGCCGGTGCTCGTGCCCGGCACTCGAGTACCGCACGCGGAGATGTGGATTTTAGTGGAATTAATCGGGAAGGGTGGGTTCGCGCAGGTGTGGCTCGCCCGGCACCACCAGTCGAAAGCATTTCGCGCCGTCAAATTTTGTACCCACGCGGTCGCTCGCGAGCGATTACCGGACGTGGCTCGGCACGAGTCGAACGTTGCATCGTATGTGCAACAGCACACCAGCACGCCGGCCGGGTGCCACCCGAACATCGTGCCCCTCTACGAGTGCAACCTGAAGGGCGAGACCCCGTGGTTGATGTACGAATTCGTCCCGGGTAAGCGCTCGGTCGCGAACGTAATCGAAGACTTGCAAGTGCTCCCGGTAGCGGACCGCGTGGCTCGCGCGGTTTCACTTTTGCACACAATCGCCTGTGCCGTCGGGCAGTTCCACCGGCTCGAACGCCAGATCGTTCACCGCGACCTGACACCAAAGAACGTGCTGATGCATGGAGACGTGCCGCGCATCACCGATTTCGGGATCGGCGGCGCGGCGGTAACCGCGGCCGTTGCCGACGCCACTGGTCACACCGAATTCACGGTGCGCGTGGACACCATGCTCCGGTCGGCGGGCACGCCCCCGCACGCCAGCGTCCAACAGCTTGCTGGCAACGACCCGGACCCCCGCGACGACGTATACGCACTCGGGGTGATGACGTATCAGATGCTAACCGGTGACTTGGGCGCTCCCGGAGCCGACGCACGCGACAAATTGGAAGAGATGGGCGTGCCCGTCGAGTTGATTCGATTGATCGTAAAGAGCGTCTCCGATCTGTCGCGCCGCCCTAAGGACGCTGTCGAGTGGGCCGAGATGCTGGCACCGCTGCTCCCAGACCGCCCCGCGATCTCCCCCCTCTTGAAGCGGAATGTGACCGTTCCGGGTGCGTGGTTTTCGCGCTTGGCGGGCGATTCAAGTGTGAAGTGGGAGCGTGTTGGACACAGCCCGTGTGAGATCACGTTCGCGCCGGATCGACGGTATCGGTTGAACGTCAGTAATCAAGTTGCCGATGTGGACCTCGAAGGCTTCCGTGCCCTGGCTGATGTGCCTTTTTTATCGGTGTTGACCATATCGATGTGCCCCGTTGTAACATCGATCGGCCTCACGTACCTGTCCGGCCTTACGGCCCTGACGTATTTGGAACTGCGCTACTGCAAGGGCGTGACGGATCTTACCCCACTGTCCAGTCTTGCGACCCTGACGAACTTAGACCTGAGCTTCTGCGACGGCGTGACGGATCTTACCCCACTGTCCGGCCTCGCGGCTCTAACGAACTTAGAACTGCGATACTGCAAAGGTTTGGCGGACCTCAGCCCGCTGTCCGATCTCGCGGCCCTGACGAACTTGGATCTGAGCAGTTGCGACAGTGTAACGGATCTTACTCCGTTGTCCGATCTCTCGACGCTAAAGAACCTGGCTCTGAGGTTTTGCACCGGCGTAACGGACCTCAGCCCGCTGTCCGGTCTCGCAGCCTTGACGACGCTGGATTTGAGTGGTTGCGCTCGCAAACTTGTCATTCCTGATAAATTACGAAAGCGCGTTAAGATTGTACGCTGA
- a CDS encoding glycosyltransferase, with the protein MMSDVLTIGMATRGEPDHVWFTLSALAANHPRCRYVVVDNTPERDSRVEAITRAVGGTYYHRPDLTGTSAPRDAVFRFAETPWVMCLDSHVILETGAVQAALGFAAAHPDSNDLVQGPLIGDDGRWFATHWGITAPPGLWGTWQSDPRGQFPAGAPFDIPMTGLGQWMMRRAAWPGFNPLFRGFGGEEGYLHEVVRRAGGRTLCHPALRWRHKFRDVSGWHNNPPPPYPLRLSDHVWNLLVGHRELGIEATEQIHAHYGKKLGAQEWESLVRAAAEAQPFGGPRHQVKRQKILALWYSDNTAPPDLLNRSATSVVAAQSQTLRHDVTVSACSWAPVPGAPFDRPGASWESFRGAQVRGYGTILAQMEQAYQRAGAPGDFDAIAFCEHDVLYPPGYFDRVGDALAANPTAPVVSHLDYVGLNATGWQAVRARHEPLHQLTLRADVFRANLERTKSDARRSDAVVLEPDHGTARADWIRVPPIDPTGATGMPAVHVNHGVGRFTAHGDVCYEPRGFALWHPHWGEARRWWPGDMATLANVATDQFKGGGCSSCEAAKHATLESWAKAAAARPSDFHEHVPTLQELAAKCTSATELSLWMKPADAAMAYGLGATGTFTSVCPHPKPQWAELTRLMGARFTGTATDPASAPVAPTDLLFIDTDHTAGALMPLLEAHHERVARYLVVHCTVTFGEAGDKPDAPGVMHALRAFCLKHPEWVVKRHDRNNHGLMVLSKCPEDVKELPSLWRQAMNYTAAMIRHKAAGSPVVSLEVLEERQGHCATCEERALDACAACGCPLEAKLPLATETCGLVKKGRHPKWEAVAGAE; encoded by the coding sequence ATGATGTCGGACGTGTTAACGATCGGGATGGCCACGCGGGGCGAACCGGACCACGTGTGGTTCACACTCTCGGCCCTGGCCGCGAACCACCCGCGGTGCCGGTACGTCGTGGTGGACAACACGCCCGAGCGCGACTCGCGGGTCGAAGCGATCACCCGGGCCGTGGGCGGAACCTACTACCACCGCCCGGACCTGACGGGCACGAGCGCCCCCCGCGACGCGGTGTTCCGGTTCGCTGAGACGCCCTGGGTGATGTGCCTCGACTCGCACGTGATCCTGGAAACGGGCGCAGTACAAGCGGCCCTCGGTTTCGCGGCGGCGCACCCGGACTCGAACGACCTGGTACAGGGTCCGCTCATCGGGGACGACGGGCGCTGGTTCGCGACCCACTGGGGCATAACCGCTCCGCCCGGACTTTGGGGCACGTGGCAGTCGGACCCGCGCGGGCAGTTCCCGGCGGGCGCGCCGTTCGACATCCCCATGACGGGCCTGGGGCAGTGGATGATGCGGCGGGCGGCGTGGCCCGGGTTCAACCCACTGTTCCGGGGGTTCGGGGGCGAGGAGGGGTACCTGCACGAGGTCGTCCGCCGCGCCGGGGGGAGAACCCTGTGCCACCCCGCCCTCCGCTGGCGCCACAAGTTCCGGGACGTGTCCGGGTGGCACAACAACCCGCCCCCGCCGTACCCGCTGCGCCTGAGCGACCACGTGTGGAACCTCCTGGTGGGGCACCGGGAACTGGGCATCGAAGCGACGGAGCAGATCCACGCCCACTACGGGAAAAAGCTGGGTGCGCAAGAGTGGGAATCACTGGTACGGGCCGCGGCCGAGGCCCAGCCTTTCGGTGGCCCGCGCCACCAGGTGAAGCGGCAAAAGATCCTGGCCCTCTGGTACTCGGACAACACCGCCCCCCCGGACCTGCTGAACCGCTCGGCCACTTCGGTGGTCGCGGCCCAATCCCAGACCCTGCGCCACGACGTGACCGTGTCCGCGTGCTCGTGGGCGCCCGTACCCGGCGCGCCGTTCGACCGCCCGGGGGCGAGCTGGGAATCGTTCCGCGGCGCCCAGGTACGGGGTTACGGCACCATCCTGGCGCAGATGGAACAGGCGTACCAGCGGGCCGGCGCGCCGGGCGACTTCGACGCGATCGCGTTCTGCGAGCACGACGTACTCTACCCGCCCGGGTACTTCGACCGGGTCGGCGACGCGCTGGCCGCGAACCCGACCGCGCCCGTCGTTTCGCACCTCGACTACGTCGGCCTGAACGCGACCGGCTGGCAGGCGGTCCGGGCGCGGCACGAACCGCTGCACCAGCTCACCCTCCGGGCCGATGTGTTCCGGGCCAATCTGGAGCGCACCAAGAGCGACGCACGGCGGTCCGACGCGGTGGTTCTCGAACCCGACCACGGCACGGCGCGGGCCGATTGGATTCGCGTCCCCCCGATCGATCCGACCGGCGCGACCGGGATGCCCGCGGTCCATGTGAACCACGGTGTCGGGCGCTTTACCGCGCACGGGGACGTGTGCTACGAGCCCCGCGGGTTCGCCCTCTGGCACCCCCACTGGGGCGAGGCCCGGCGCTGGTGGCCGGGGGACATGGCCACTCTCGCGAACGTCGCGACCGACCAGTTCAAGGGCGGGGGATGTTCCTCGTGCGAGGCCGCGAAGCACGCGACCCTGGAGTCGTGGGCAAAAGCGGCCGCGGCCCGCCCGTCCGACTTTCACGAACACGTGCCCACGCTCCAAGAACTGGCCGCGAAGTGTACGAGTGCCACCGAACTGAGCCTGTGGATGAAGCCGGCCGACGCAGCGATGGCTTATGGACTTGGTGCGACCGGCACCTTCACCAGTGTGTGCCCGCACCCGAAGCCGCAATGGGCCGAACTCACCCGGCTCATGGGCGCGCGGTTCACCGGTACCGCTACGGACCCGGCGTCCGCACCCGTGGCCCCCACGGACCTGCTGTTCATCGACACGGACCACACCGCGGGCGCTCTGATGCCGCTCCTGGAAGCGCATCACGAGCGCGTGGCCAGGTACCTCGTCGTTCACTGCACCGTGACCTTCGGCGAGGCGGGAGACAAACCCGACGCCCCCGGCGTGATGCACGCGCTCCGCGCGTTCTGCCTCAAGCACCCCGAGTGGGTGGTGAAGCGCCACGACAGAAACAACCACGGCCTGATGGTTCTGTCGAAGTGCCCGGAGGACGTAAAGGAGCTGCCGTCGCTGTGGCGCCAGGCAATGAACTACACCGCGGCCATGATCCGGCACAAGGCGGCGGGGTCACCGGTGGTGAGCCTCGAAGTGCTGGAAGAGCGCCAGGGCCACTGCGCGACGTGCGAGGAACGTGCCCTGGACGCCTGCGCCGCGTGCGGGTGCCCGCTCGAGGCCAAGCTCCCCTTGGCAACCGAGACCTGCGGCCTGGTGAAAAAAGGGCGCCACCCGAAATGGGAAGCCGTGGCCGGCGCGGAGTAG
- a CDS encoding IS701 family transposase — protein MVAGRSRSGSGPRTVTTWIRSAGLSDEYRPCYTTVAALGAGPTRGVTPAAGVVRPLAAEARRLTLALDDTPTERYGATVQGAGVHHNPTPGPAGGPFVYGHVWVVLGLLARHPSWGIVALPLLARLYVRRKDLPGIPARTRPGFRTKLELAVELVRWAASWLGHLGKPLWVVADGAYAKAPVLKPLRELGVTVVSRLRKDSALWSVPGPRAPHQRGPNRTYGDQRIELAKRAGQTRGWATGTFDLYGKPTEKKYKTFVATWRPAGGAIRVVLVDEPTGWVAFFCTDTARAGGRHPRKCRESLQPGDRVPRSEKVVGAGQQQVRLVRANVGAFHVCLWALTMTEAWAWNRDAKALAGHRAASPWDDGERRPSHADKRAPGAVSYCGTKFRRFCGPGSTRPNYKSPPNDYSTWPLNGDEVAQRAVGAPAVPRAVRDRDQLSAEEPGPRVDHQHQPRVPVAARGRGPAVAPRCGCT, from the coding sequence ATGGTTGCTGGTCGGAGCCGTTCTGGCTCGGGGCCGCGCACCGTTACGACCTGGATTCGGTCCGCCGGGCTGAGCGATGAGTATCGCCCGTGCTACACCACGGTGGCCGCGCTTGGGGCCGGACCGACGCGCGGCGTCACACCTGCTGCGGGAGTCGTGAGGCCCCTGGCGGCGGAGGCCAGACGGCTCACGTTGGCCCTGGATGACACCCCAACGGAACGATACGGGGCAACGGTACAAGGGGCCGGGGTGCACCACAACCCGACGCCCGGGCCGGCCGGCGGACCGTTCGTGTACGGGCACGTGTGGGTGGTCCTCGGGCTCCTGGCCCGGCACCCCTCTTGGGGCATCGTTGCGCTCCCGCTGCTGGCCCGGTTGTACGTGCGCCGCAAGGACCTTCCGGGGATCCCGGCGAGGACCCGGCCCGGGTTCCGGACCAAGCTGGAACTGGCCGTCGAGTTGGTGCGGTGGGCCGCCTCGTGGCTCGGGCACCTGGGCAAGCCCCTCTGGGTGGTGGCCGACGGGGCGTACGCCAAGGCCCCGGTACTCAAGCCCCTGCGGGAGCTCGGGGTGACGGTGGTGAGCCGACTGAGGAAGGACTCGGCCCTGTGGTCCGTGCCCGGCCCGCGGGCGCCCCACCAGCGCGGACCGAACCGGACCTATGGGGACCAGCGAATCGAGTTGGCCAAGCGAGCCGGACAGACCCGCGGGTGGGCCACCGGGACGTTCGACTTGTACGGGAAACCGACGGAGAAGAAGTACAAGACGTTCGTGGCCACCTGGCGCCCGGCCGGTGGGGCGATTCGCGTCGTTCTGGTGGACGAGCCCACCGGGTGGGTGGCGTTCTTCTGCACCGACACCGCCCGCGCCGGTGGGCGACATCCTCGGAAGTGTCGCGAGTCGCTTCAGCCTGGAGATCGCGTTCCGCGATCTGAAAAAGTTGTCGGGGCGGGTCAGCAGCAGGTGCGCCTCGTGCGGGCCAACGTCGGGGCGTTCCACGTGTGCCTGTGGGCGCTCACGATGACCGAAGCTTGGGCCTGGAATCGGGATGCCAAGGCGTTGGCCGGGCACCGGGCCGCAAGTCCATGGGACGACGGGGAACGGCGACCGAGTCACGCGGATAAGCGCGCGCCTGGCGCCGTGAGCTACTGCGGAACGAAATTCAGGCGGTTCTGCGGCCCGGGATCAACGAGGCCGAATTACAAGTCGCCGCCGAACGACTACTCGACTTGGCCGCTTAATGGTGATGAAGTTGCGCAAAGAGCAGTTGGGGCGCCGGCGGTACCGAGAGCGGTTCGGGATCGAGACCAGCTATCGGCAGAAGAACCAGGCCCGCGGGTGGACCACCAGCACCAACCCCGAGTACCGGTTGCTGCTCGAGGGCGTGGCCCTGCTGTTGCGCCCAGGTGTGGGTGTACCTGA
- a CDS encoding DedA family protein produces the protein MAVAFCAAIAGDNLGFWLGRRVARAQRLDAGRRFLFLTPEHEDRGAVLREVRALTVFIARFITGLRVIAGPAAGASGMRWGGSSRRTRPRAVWAVAMAFIGHFAGHAWEAMQHRLGQAAWIVLAVVAVGFVTWRVSTYLRKGSVPEPPPA, from the coding sequence GTGGCGGTCGCGTTCTGCGCGGCGATCGCGGGCGACAATTTGGGCTTCTGGCTGGGGCGCCGGGTCGCGCGCGCGCAGCGCCTCGACGCCGGGCGCCGGTTCCTGTTCCTCACGCCCGAGCATGAAGATCGCGGAGCGGTACTTCGCGAAGTACGCGCGCTCACGGTGTTCATCGCGCGGTTCATTACGGGCCTGCGCGTGATCGCGGGGCCGGCCGCGGGCGCGTCCGGGATGCGCTGGGGCGGTTCCTCCCGGCGAACGCGGCCGCGCGCGGTGTGGGCGGTGGCGATGGCGTTCATCGGTCACTTCGCGGGGCACGCCTGGGAAGCGATGCAGCACCGGCTCGGGCAGGCGGCGTGGATCGTGCTGGCGGTGGTCGCGGTCGGGTTCGTGACGTGGCGCGTGAGTACCTACCTCCGAAAAGGGAGCGTCCCCGAACCGCCGCCCGCGTGA
- a CDS encoding class I SAM-dependent methyltransferase: MSRAPLTLDALATARRVWNNDNPENVTGGLIQLCRELIRPDWVMVEVGCFAGVSTAVFAHFAHTVFAVDPWELGPARGYTEIPAQHIADAARRFDRVLEHFANVKKCQGFSIEVAAGFADASLDGVYLDGAHDPANFEADVRAWAPKIKPGGWLMGHDLGLVGDPRRFLNSTTNLRAYPESSWALQIG, translated from the coding sequence ATGAGCCGCGCGCCCCTGACGCTCGACGCGCTCGCAACAGCGCGGCGCGTTTGGAACAACGACAACCCGGAAAACGTGACGGGCGGCCTGATCCAGTTGTGTCGCGAGCTGATCCGGCCCGACTGGGTCATGGTCGAGGTCGGGTGCTTCGCGGGCGTCAGTACCGCCGTGTTCGCGCACTTTGCACACACCGTGTTCGCTGTAGACCCGTGGGAACTCGGGCCGGCGCGCGGGTACACCGAGATCCCGGCCCAGCACATCGCGGACGCGGCGCGCCGCTTCGATCGGGTGCTGGAGCACTTCGCCAACGTGAAAAAGTGCCAGGGGTTCTCGATCGAGGTCGCGGCGGGGTTCGCGGACGCATCCCTGGACGGGGTGTATTTGGACGGCGCACACGACCCGGCGAACTTCGAGGCCGACGTCCGGGCGTGGGCGCCGAAGATCAAGCCGGGCGGGTGGCTCATGGGCCACGACCTGGGACTCGTCGGCGACCCGCGCCGGTTCCTCAACAGCACCACGAACCTCCGGGCGTACCCGGAAAGTTCGTGGGCGCTCCAAATAGGGTGA
- a CDS encoding S8 family peptidase — MRAYYALVLTALACISVGFALPPAPKAPRAPVAPHSHALLAPDQPDREWKLPPGELAPNQIVIQAEAGDVTDWGHATIGVSDAWKVTKGKGATVAVLDTGYDHSHRDLKSQVTASKDFTGSRSGDSDVNGHGTHCAGIIAAEENGVGVVGVAPQAKVLAGKVLSDNGAGLSTWIAAGIDWAVENGADVISMSLGSDAPDQRIEAAVKRALARNVIVIAAAGNSGPREGTAGWPGSFEGVVCVAAVDSNQAVASFSSRGKNVQVAAPGVNVRSCYPGDRFATMSGTSMATPYVAGCAALFVSHCKARGIKWTPSDFAAAIAKTSKDLPPAGRDTASGFGLVQPGKLLPADDPTIPPVPNPPDTGDAIVIAPDPTMPITIGGRKVKRIVLELEPKP, encoded by the coding sequence ATGCGCGCGTATTACGCCCTCGTTCTGACCGCACTCGCGTGCATATCAGTGGGGTTCGCACTGCCCCCGGCACCCAAAGCACCGCGCGCGCCTGTCGCTCCGCACTCACACGCGCTGCTCGCACCAGATCAGCCCGACCGCGAGTGGAAGCTCCCGCCCGGCGAGCTGGCCCCCAATCAGATCGTGATCCAGGCCGAAGCGGGCGATGTGACCGACTGGGGCCACGCGACCATTGGCGTGAGTGACGCCTGGAAGGTCACGAAGGGTAAGGGGGCGACCGTTGCCGTGCTGGATACGGGATACGATCACTCGCACCGCGACCTCAAGAGCCAGGTCACCGCGTCCAAGGATTTCACCGGGTCGCGTTCGGGTGATTCGGATGTGAACGGGCACGGCACCCACTGCGCGGGAATCATTGCGGCCGAAGAAAACGGCGTGGGGGTGGTCGGTGTCGCCCCGCAAGCGAAGGTGTTGGCCGGGAAGGTACTCAGCGACAACGGCGCGGGCCTATCGACCTGGATCGCGGCCGGGATCGATTGGGCCGTCGAGAACGGCGCGGACGTGATCTCCATGAGCCTGGGATCGGATGCACCCGATCAGCGCATCGAGGCCGCGGTCAAGCGCGCGCTGGCCAGGAACGTGATCGTGATCGCCGCGGCGGGCAACAGTGGTCCGCGCGAGGGCACCGCGGGCTGGCCCGGGAGCTTCGAGGGAGTCGTGTGCGTGGCCGCGGTAGACAGCAACCAGGCCGTCGCCAGTTTCTCGTCGCGCGGCAAGAACGTGCAGGTGGCCGCGCCCGGGGTGAACGTCCGCTCGTGCTACCCCGGGGACCGGTTCGCCACGATGTCGGGCACCTCGATGGCCACGCCCTACGTGGCCGGGTGCGCGGCTCTCTTCGTCTCACACTGCAAGGCACGGGGGATCAAGTGGACCCCGTCCGACTTTGCAGCGGCCATCGCCAAGACCTCGAAGGATCTCCCGCCCGCGGGCCGCGACACCGCGAGCGGCTTCGGGTTGGTCCAGCCGGGGAAACTGCTCCCGGCCGACGACCCAACGATTCCCCCCGTTCCGAACCCACCCGACACCGGCGACGCGATCGTGATCGCTCCCGATCCGACCATGCCCATCACCATCGGTGGGCGCAAGGTCAAGCGCATCGTGCTGGAGTTGGAGCCCAAGCCATAG